One genomic window of Lepeophtheirus salmonis chromosome 5, UVic_Lsal_1.4, whole genome shotgun sequence includes the following:
- the LOC121117695 gene encoding uncharacterized protein, whose protein sequence is MKNYYRILIGLTLIIWIIYLKLYPSNSKDTFASKDNIIPESVGSDSTGKKFKGEKVRDFQKSFEEFNFRGSSSVKKILSDLKCKKWGVLTTINEPSEAVRRFSYDPSWCVVILGDVDSYKTDYKLNSSLGSNIIFLNDKDQLNIGSPFVNALPWRSFGRKNIGYFYAIAHGAEIIYDFDDDNMHKFWLQDSLPKTDMKTINDFNSLDMTFKTFKPLRQNGCQVFNPYPYLGGPTKSWPRGFPLDCLRGSNEIYADSINLDIKIDNTNPIGVLQSLAENEPDVDAIYRLTQITPFNFKPHKIKEPGIILPYGIYTPYNAQATLQFPPAYWALYLPISVSGRVSDILRSYIAKRLFDIFKIRAGFISYPLVVQIRNSHNFLADFNAEIPLYKKVSVLLNYLDSYEPKKNASGPEIILNLWIGLYEREYVEEKDVVIVQKWLQALLDIGYTFPHHKSDNNQSSARSNIVYNFKVGQTVSLTHPFKEVTSSCTQKKLWSPDYIEGKEIGPSLDSSLTLLRLRQKVYIGSSIDSDKGKAIDKEISNIVINKNADKMLDSFNKLLSDILDYKITQKVIQSTDVIYCHSQPSVCLQKKYKDKAIGFIPGTRYNSNKCKEEDWKLLNKALIDLQDGHGVVGSLSRFDSEYLRHYTNLDSKPFPVVGLVGDKANYQPKKDAKTILFLGSKTKIQFLGIDELGFKIEMNPLNYKDLNNIVAVIYIPEDFTSYKLTQFYSMNIPIFSPSLSFLGKNNLLSSPLKKICKSLPSIRPYIQTWHPFDPSEAQSTMSQLYWWQLSDSFDLPHIVHFKDEKDLAQKLRTSDLSVIREKIKTENQIRTALTKDSWCSFLSKIDQ, encoded by the exons ATGAAAAACTACTATAGAATATTGATTGGTTTGACTTTAAtaatttggataatttatttaaaattatatccatcAAATTCAAAAGATACTTTTGCAAGTAAGGATAATATAATTCCTGAAAGTGTGGGAAGTGATTCAACGGGTAAAAAGTTTAAGGGCGAAAAAGTAAGGGACTTTCAAAAGAGCTTTGAGGAATTCAACTTCAGGGGTAGTAGTTCCGTGAAGAAAATTCTAAGTGATCTGAAGTGTAAAAAATGGGGAGTTCTTACAACAATAAATGAGCCCTCTGAGGCTGTGCGAAGATTTTCATATGATCCTTCATGGTGTGTCGTCATTTTAGGTGATGTGGACTCGTACAAAACG gactataaattaaattcatctctgggatcaaatataattttcttgaacGATAAGGATCAATTGAATATAGGATCCCCATTTGTAAATGCTCTACCATGGAGAAGTTTTGGTCGAAagaatattggatatttttatgCCATTGCACATGGTGctgaaattatttatgacttCGATGATGACAACATGCACAAATTTTGGCTCCAAGACTCTCTTCCTAAAACCGATATGAAGACCATCAATGACTTTAATTCCTTAGATATGACTTTTAAAACATTCAAGCCCTTACGACAAAACGGTTGTCAAGTCTTTAATCCATATCCGTATTTGGGAGGACCTACGAAATCATGGCCACGGGGATTTCCATTAGATTGCTTGAGAggatctaatgaaatatatgcggattcaattaatttagatataaaaatagataatactAACCCGATTGGTGTTTTACAATCCCTTGCTGAGAACGAACCTGATGTTGACGCTATTTATCGACTTACTCAAATCACGCCATTTAATTTCAAACCTCATAAAATAAAGGAACCCGGAATAATATTGCCTTATGGAATTTATACACCTTATAATGCCCAAGCTACTCTACAATTTCCTCCTGCGTATTGGGCATTATATTTACCAATTTCAGTGAGTGGACGAGTCAGTGATATTTTGAGAAGTTACATTGCAAAGAGACTTTTTGACATCTTTAAAATCCGAGCTGGATTCATTTCCTATCCTCTAGTTGTTCAAATCAGAAATAGCCATAATTTTCTTGCAGATTTCAATGCTGAAATAcctctttataaaaaagtttctgttcttttgaactatttggACTCATACGAACCCAAGAAGAATGCATCTGGTcctgaaataatattgaatttatggaTTGGACTCTATGAGAGGGAATACGTAGAAGAAAAAGACGTtgttattgtacaaaaatggCTTCAAGCACTATTGGACATTGGTTATACGTTTCCACATCACAAGAGTGACAATAATCAATCGAGTGCAAGGTCAAATATAGTCTATAACTTTAAAGTAGGCCAAACAGTGTCCTTGACCCATCCATTTAAAGAAGTAACCAGCTCATGtacacaaaaaaagttatggagtcCAGATTACATTGAGGGAAAAGAGATTGGTCCCTCATTGGATTCATCTCTCACACTACTTAGACTACgtcaaaaagtttatattgGTTCGTCCATAGACTCTGACAAAGGAAAGGCCATAGACAAAGAAATATCGAATattgttattaacaaaaatgctGATAAAATGTTGGACTCATTCAATAAATTACTCTCAGacattttagattataaaattactcaaaaagtGATACAAAGCACAGATGTGATATATTGCCACTCTCAGCCTTCtgtttgtttacaaaagaaGTATAAAGATAAAGCTATTGGTTTCATACCAGGAACGAGGTATAACTCAAATAAATGCAAGGAGGAAGATTGGAAGTTACTTAACAAAGCCCTCATTGATCTACAAGATGGACATGGCGTAGTTGGATCACTAAGCCGTTTTGATAGTGAATACTTGAGACATTATACAAATCTTGATTCAAAGCCCTTTCCAGTAGTTGGATTGGTAGGAGATAAAGCAAATTATCAACCAAAAAAAGATgccaaaacaattttattccttggctctaaaacaaaaattcaatttttgggtaTTGATGAATTAGGATTTAAGATTGAAATGAATCCATTAAACTATAAGGACTTGAATAATATTGTAGCTGTGATTTACATACCTGAAGATTTCACATCATACAAGCTGACTCAATTCTATTCCATGAACATTCCAATATTTTCTCCATCCCTTTCAttcttaggaaaaaataatcttctatCATCACCATTGAAAAAGATATGCAAAAGCCTCCCTTCTATTCGCCCATATATACAAACATGGCATCCATTTGATCCAAGTGAAGCTCAATCAACAATGTCGCAATTATATTGGTGGCAATTGTCTGACTCCTTTGATCTACCCCACATAGTTCATTTCAAGGATGAAAAAGATTTGGCTCAGAAGCTGAGAACTTCGGATCTTTCAGTTATTAGAGAGAAGATAAAGacagaaaatcaaattagaACAGCTTTAACAAAGGACTCATGGTGTTCATTCTTATCAAAAATAGATCAGTAG